TGCTGGCACTTAGAGAGAATACAGCATTTGGATGCGTACGGTGCATTTTTTAAACAGTAGCTCTGTTACCCAATGTAGAATGTGTGACCAGAGGGCTTTGAGCGTTTGACTGGCGCATTCCAAGCCTAATGATTCATGCTTACGATTTAAAACTGAGACTGCAGGTTTGAAGTTCCGTTGCCCATTAGTCTTTCTTGCAAATGCCTtgctttattgttttttaaaactcaAGGGAAGGGCTTGAGGTAGTAATGAAGAGACAAGTAACTAAATGGGGTCACTGGATTTGATGCTTATTTGAGCTGACAGAGCAGAATAGTATTGCATAGCTGGCAGATTAGCAGTTCTCTATTAGATAATAATTCTCTAGGGATTTATACCTGCTGctaactgctgcttttatttaccTAACATGGATTCTgggggagctcaggcaggcagccTGGTACTGATGTCCAACCTCCTACAAACGGACAATCATAAGATACCTAAGCTAATAACACAGGCTTTGTGGAACTGACTGCATCCCAGGAAGTCCGGCTATTGAGATGCCATTATGAGAGAGCCTCTCTTGATAACTGATCACCAGTTCTTGATCCTTTCCCCATAGGAAGTAGGTAAATTCATGGTggatttttcatttcagccttCTTACACTGTAGGAACCCGTACATTGCTTCTGGGGCAGCCGCAGCAGGGATGGCACCTTGCCATATAAGTCAGCTTTTAAGCAGGACGCAGGTATTCACTTCTTGGTGAATGTAATGAGGTCAGTAGAACAGAACGTAAGAGAAACGTACGTTGTTTTACTCATCTGAACTCAGTTTTTTTGAAGAAGtggaggaaaaataaactttACCACCAGTATCTCTCCCGCCTAGGAGAGGAACCTCTCTTGCACCACACTTACTTTGTTTTGAACTGAAGGGTGGTGGTTCCCACTGCGTTGGGCTGTAGAACGTTTCAATGGCCATTCATTTTTAGGGAGCAGGTGAGCTGTTTAACTCGTTccctgctttcacagaatcaggcTTGTTCAATCTAGAATATAgtaatttcttaaaaatgttttggggGACAAGAACGAATTTCTACTGAAAGAGCCTGTGGGTTTATCTCCCTTACCCTTAAGGGAAGAGCCCTGAAGAAAATGCAGATAAGGCTTCTGTTTGCTCTGTTTGTCTTTCTGCAAAGTCACGCAGAGGTGAAGGTCCTCGGAGGAGAtgagggcagggagcaggatcccagcctggcccagaggagctggagctgggcacgGCTGGGCGCTGGGAGCCACCTGCacgaagggaagggctgggggctcAGGCGTCACCAGCCCCAGACCAACTCTCTCTCTCCCCAGTTTTGTGAAGACGTGTTCAATGGGAAAATGATGAAGTGCCTTTTGAAATAATGTTGTCAATTTAGCTTGTTTCTATTTAAAAGCTAGTATTTACTGGTGGTGATTTTTAATATTCTTGAGGGCAAATCAAGAGAACCTGCTCCCTGTGCTCCTCGCTGCTTTCCTGTGAATTTTGATGGGATTTTGGGTAACTGCTTTCATCAGCCTATACAGATGGCTTCATTTTTGTTGTGTAGGAGTCTCTTGTGCCAGCCAGAGAAAGACTGaatgatattttaaatacaaaaacaaaaaaaagttggcACAGGGCTCAGGGAGGAAGGAGTATGTTTTGAGTGCTTTCAGTTgatcttaaattttctttcaattaactgttttttttttttttttaatatgtaattgTTAAAATTCAGCTTAAACAACAAAAAGCACACAGATCTGGGAACTTCCTGAGATATAGAATACCGTATAgcagttttcttcctgaaaaaatacTGTAATGCGGGGACTCCAGAGGTGCTTTTAGGGTATGGCTGCAATATTTGGAGTTGAAAGCCAATCAAAACACCTGATTCTTGCTAGGACATTTTCCTTTCAAGGCCTGAGTTGGGATTCCATTAGCTAGTTAATTCTAGCTTTTCCTGCTGGCCCTCCCACTTCTCCTGCTTTATCCCTAATACAATACAACCCTTTCCCTCCCATCGGAGCACAGTGCTCTTTTTTTTATCCTCTCTATTAGGCAAACTGCTTTCATGGTGTTTAGAGAGCTTTGGAAACAAGGACATTTTCTGTTGAAGTCTGGGtttaaaaaacaataattttaaaatataagtgaAATGGGTAGCCACTAGAGAGTCAGCCCCTAAACTGTTCTGGGTATTTGTTTAATCTTGAGGTGAGATGTTGCTAGCCCACTCCTACTTGCTGAATCAGGGCTCCAGTTTCAATCCAAATCCAGGCAACAGGAGATGCAGAAAATCTATGTTGGAGATGTGGTCTGCAGGGTCAACGAGGGAAACTTCTGTCTCTATATATTCAGAGTGCTCAGGTAGAAATAATGCagctttttgtctttaaaaaacaaaacaaaacagcttccTTTTCTCATGTTTCGTATTTTAGTTCTACTGGACATAAAAACTGTGACAGTACTGAGAGTCACGTAATAGACATGGTAACACTTCTTTTAGGGCCAGCTTGCAGATATAAAACTGCCTTATTTTATTATGTTTCTGGGTATTTGTAGAAGAATGTCCTTTACCTGCTCCTGATGTGAGTCTTTTGAGATGGAAAGAGACTTCAGGAGATGGATGTTGGTGGCTGGCAAGGGTGGTAAAATAGAAAGACATTTTCTCCTAAGCTGGCCATTAAGAGCAGGAAAGGATTTTTGGTGCCCAGGAGTCCAGAACTCTTTTAGCGGCAGCTGCTGCACTGCAGAATTGAAGCTGGCAAttatctcctcctcttctccgcccctctccttctcctcctcctcctcctccagcccggGATTCAGACCGGCTGTGGGTTAGCTGTGCGAGGCCGGCCGGCTGCTCCTCTGACTGTAGCACGTCGCTGCCTGGCAGCCTGAGACTGCGGGGTGTTTTTTGGAGGGTTGAGTTTCAATGGCCACCCCGACTAGCGAGAAGCAAGGACTGCTCATAGAGACAGCTCGTGTTTATCTTGTGCGGAGTCGGCTCTGTAGTGGGATGTTGAAATATGACACAATGCCTGTTTGTTTGCAATAGCTGCAACCCTCGTAGCAGAGAGTCAAGTGGGAAACAGAGGGGGAATCCAGAGACAAACCAGCGAGGGAATTAGGAACTGTGACGCCGTGTCCTCTCTCCTGTGCCGGAGCaagcaaaggaaagagaggtAGAGGAAAAAAGACTGAGCCTTGCAACCAGCCGTCACCCTGACGATGTGTCAGTCAAACACCCTGCAGGGACCAGATCTGCACACAGGGAAATGGTGAGATGCTATAAAGCTTTATCTAACCCTCCACCCTCTTGCTACAACCTCCACAAAGTTAAAATTCATGTCCGGAGGCTGCGTTCAGGGaacggcggcagcagcagctgtgccgGGGACCAGCACCCACAACTGGAGAGCCCAGGCCCGGCTGGCTCTGCTGGTGGTACACCAAATAGGAGAACTCGTTTCAGGTACTGTTtggtattttctgctttgcaggaaCGGTGACTGAAGGGAGAAACGAGGGAGGGAGAGTGGGAGGGTTTCTGGGCAGAAGGAGCGACAGCCATCTGCAAAGCTTTTGTTTGGCCTAATTACTATAAAGCTCCTTACGCGTTGAATTGGCAGAGAAGGGCATGCTGTTATATGACAAGGGGAACGAGGAGGCTTTCATTCCTTTCCTCCCTATGCTCCATCACTAGGAGAATGGAAAAATTAGCAAGGGACCGCTCTGAAACCAGGCCAAGGCAGTGAGAAGCCCGAGGGCTCCGGAGCGAGCTGCCAGGATGCAGCTCTGCGGGGATTGGTCCATGAGCGACTGCAGTGAAGGGGGGGAGAGCAGCGGGAGGGGGAGCGGGACCTCTGTGTTCCATGCTGGCAACCCGGCTCCTGGCCCCGCCAGCCCTCCAGCAGGCTGGTGGGTGGGAAGGATGGGAGGAAGAATGTGAAGTGTCCCTTCCCATTCCCATGTCGAGTCAGTCCTGGCTCCTGCAGAAGAAAGCCGGCTTTACCTCTGCTGAGACAGCACTTCATCTCCTCAGGGGTGTTTCGGGTTTTCTTCCCCTTGCGTTGTGATGCCCGGGtcactttcaggtttttttttttattatttcttggaGGGACATAAGTGGTGTTCACTGCAGAAGGAATCTCTGAGCCAAAAGCACCATCTTGCACACCAAAGTGGTGACAGTTGTACCTGCTTGCCTGATACTTCAATTCTGATCCAATTTTTGAAAAGAACATGTTGGcaagaaaatttccttttaatttcccaGGTTCTTTCCATGTTGGAAAGACATACATAGTATTTTATAGTTCGTCCTTCATGTCACGTAATCCAGTGAGAGAGCGCGAGCTCTTCAGAGCAGCCAGAGCACACCACTTCCAGTTTGTGTGCGCACATAGCTCTTTCCCAGTTGCAGGCACGCTGCCTTCAGCAGTGTGTGCGGAGCAATCTCTTAGCCAGGATTTAAGTCAGTGCCCAGAAGATTTGAATATTTTGCCCTCAGGCAGGCAGAATTTCATTTGATAATGTGACATTGGAAATGCCAATGGAAGCCAAAGAATAAATGGGGACCCGAAGGGGTCTCTCATCCAGACCGCCTGCAAGGGGCTGAACTGGGGCCCAGGATGTCCTCTGCTAATAAGATGAGCAGCTTTTCCCTCTGAGAGTTACAAGTTCAGTTTCTCCCATGGCCACTTGTGCAAAAGGAGTTTCCTCTCAGTCAGGACATCCAGGTTATGAGACAAAGGAGTTGGTTATTGGGCCATGGAGACTAGATTATCTAGTAGCAGCATTAGCTCTGTCCACATGTTCTCTGTTCAGAAACAGAGTACCCAGGGAAGGTTTTAAGACCTGGAAAGACGTCTTTTGGAATGAATTAATTTGTAAATTGTATTAATTAACTCAGGAGTGCCACTCTATTGTTTCTCAAGTAAGGGCTTGTTTTCCGAAGTTAATGAATGACCAACAGGTCTGTAAATTTGACTCGCACATCTTTTGTGATTCAAAATACAACTTGAAGCAAAATCTAGTCAAGATGCCTTCAGCACGTGAACCCTCTGAGGGACCTCCATTTATTAGATTTCAAGGATTTCTTTCATCAGAGTATCTGTTCTTTCCTTAAAATTGTCCCTTCACAGAGTTCTTACAAAAGTCCCAGCATCACATGTAATCTTCTGATATTTGGAAGAAGAACCTTTGCTCTTTGTTATTTCCACTGTAAACTATCATGTTATATTATTAGTTGGATGAGCCAGCTGtgactttgttttcaaatgtcaCCTGCAAGTGATCTTGCCTTTAATTTTTGAGGGTGTCCTTTGTAAAATGTGACCTTTGAGAGTTAACACTATCTTCTGGacagaggatttttctttttgttgagaTAAACTGGTCTTCTATGTTGGGAAGGGGGAAGAACTGATCAAAATAAAGGAGTAAAGACTTGCAGAATCAATGTTTAAGTAAAGATTAGCAGGAATAACTCATCCCCAGCTATCGGAAGCTGAGATGGCTGACCCTCTTCTGTTGTGTATGTAATCTTTCAGGTTGCAATTTCCCCAGCTGGCCCTGAGGCGAAGGTTGGGCCAGCTAAGCTGTATGTCTAGGCCTGCTCTGAAACTCCGTTCTTGGCCTCTGACTATTCTCTATTACCTTCTGCCTTTCGGTGCTCTTAAACCCTTGACCAGAGTGGGATGGAGGCCTATGAGCAGGGTAAGTGTGAGCAGGTCTCTCTTGCGCTTCGTGTGTGTTGGCTGTTTTACAccccagggagctggcagcagcggGGCGGAGAGACGGGTTGTGTAGGGCAGGCTGGTGATCGCTGGTATGAAAGCAGAGAGATGCGATTCATGTTTCCTTTTAGTTTTTACTGTTCGTAGTTGTGTTGATTAATTGCTTCACAGAgaaatggtttttttttcagtagcagagAATTTTTGTCCTCTTAACAGTCACCTCAAAGTACCAGGGCTAGGATAAGGCAGAGCAAACCGCCTCTCCAGTGCCCTTTCCCGGCCACACTGAAACGGACTCTTGCTTTCTGTCATTTTTGCACACAGAGGGCTTGTTCCTCAAGTTCTTTGAGCGTTTGTAATCCAGCCTGTCCAAACGGTATGCAAATCTCTGCTCTGACCCTGTTGAGAGCAGGGTGGAGGAAGCCTCCCACGCGGATATCCCCTGCAGGCGTGCAATTTCAGAATGCAACAACCACACAAGTATTTTGATTGAAACTGCAACAAGCTTGCCCTTCTTAAGACTTTCCAGTTTTATCTGCCTATTTTCAGTGTTTGTGGGaaactgagcaaaactgattttaGAAATTAGCACTGTATAAGACCTATCAAAACGGCGAAacgttttttttttattcatactTCAGCTTATATAACCTAAGGTACGGTTCATTTACAAGTTTTTATCTAAAGTAAGATTAGGttggtgttttctttctgaaatatcaCTGTATTTTAATGTGTTGCAGGGTGGTGATTTGTGAGTGATGTCTTAATTTGCTGTATTTGATAGGATGGACGGGCTCTCAGCCAGCGTGTGCTTCTGTTTGTGTTTATGGCTGTATTTCACAAGGTTTAATTATGAAGGACATGAATACAGAGAATAAATGATGACtttcactaagaaaaaaaaaaccaccaactttTAGTCAGGAGTGAAATGTAGCTGAGCTGTACTGTTCCAAAAACTGTACCAGATTCAGCAGAATTTTGCGGAACTGTTTTCAGAGGGTTCAGTTCCCTTATTCCACAGTCCCTCCATCCCCCCAGTTACATCATGGTCCTGTGAGCTTTTTGGCTGATACTACCAGAGGAGTTACAGGCTGGAGTTGCCAACAGGAAGACACCCATCTGTCCAGTTACACCAACAGCACATACAACTATCTTACCAacattgtttcatttgtttttcttgctacTGAAACTTACACTTTGGGATTAAGTCCAAGGGTATATTTCTACAGGAATAAAGGCACTTTATACTCTTGCAATTAGCAACTCCTGTTGTTGCGAGAGAAGGAGTAAGGCGGTGTAAGTTTATACAGGTGTAGCTGCATCCACGTGGGTGTGTTTCTTTGATTGTACTGGTATCATCACAGTGGTATTATAATACTgggatgtggaaaaaaaccctcattagTAGGACGCATCTGAGAAGCACAAAATCAAACactgagaaataattttttctgacaATTCTTGTGTGGTTATTcacaaaaatgtatatattgGTAATATTAAACCCTTCTGATGAGTCTGCTACTAGAGTATgtgaaatgtgtcttttttttctgtgagccTCACAGTAGGAAGTTTAAAGTACCTTGAATGTAGGGCTTCAGCCTGCAGGAGTGGGAGATTCTGGCTTCAGTGTAAGGTTATAGCGTGTttcatcctctccctccctcgTCTGCTCTCATCAGAGTGGAGGAAGCTCGAATTGAGagcagtgctgggtttttttgctgacttTAACGGCTACTCTGTGTGTGGTGTAACACACTGAATTCAAGGGAGTGGTTAACAGAACGGTTTGATCCTTTGTTTTATGGAGAGCAGTAAGAGAAAGCCATCGGTGGGAAGGATGGAATGAGGTGGTGCAATTCTTCTTTCTTTAGGTTGCCCTGTACAAATCGGTACCAACTCGCCTGCTCTCACGAGCCTGGGGTCGCCTGAACCAGGTGGAGCTGCCTACGTGGCTCCGGAAGCCCGTTTACAGCCTGTACATCTGGACTTTCGGAGTGAACATGAAGGAGGCGGCTGTTGAAGATCTGCATCACTACAGAAACCTCAGCGAGTTCTTCCGCAGGAAGCTGAAACCACAAGCGCGGCCGGTCTGCTGTTTGCACAGTGTGGTGAGTGAGAGGAAATGAAGGCTTTACACTACcagcttcccccacccccagaGGAACGGGTCTGCTTTATGAGGAATGAATGAATTCCTaacgtgttcctttttttttccctcttcaccGTAGATTAGTCCCTCTGATGGAAAGATCCTTAATTTTGGACAGGTAAAAAACTGTGAAGTGGAGCAAGTAAAAGGGGTTACTTATTCTCTGGAGTCTTTCTTGGGACCTCGCATCTGCACAGAGGAACTGCATTTTAGCCAGGGTGAGTTCTGTATCAGTTCTGCACTTATTCTGCTCTGCCCTTTCAGTGTTCTCAGAGAACAAGAGAAAAGagattacttctctttttttttttttttcttccctctttctttctcacaTAGTCAGGAACAAAAGCAGGTCTGACTTGTATTTTATTTGGGGATAAACGTATCACTGTTCTAGTTCTTCTCTTTCTCACCAGCAGGTTTATACTGTCTTGCCTGGCTCGTTTTAATTGCTTGGTTCCTACAATTGACTCTGAGGTCTGTCACTATAAGGAGGCTGTAGCGCTGCGGGGCTCTTACTGCTCTGCTGCACCTCCAGCGCTGTCTGCGAGGCCCTGAGTTTCGGTGAAAGCAACATATTTCACTATACTGGCGAGGGGACTGGGGAGACTTGAGTTCTACAAACCAGTAGGGTTATTTTCAACGTGAGCACACATGCAGCTAATGCTTTTTTATAAAACTAAGGACTCTTCACAAATTCTGTTCTTAAAAGGGTCACTTTTGAGAAAAATTTTGTTCATGAAAGGGTAGCTTTAAGAAAAATTCAGTTTCACTGGATTTCAGTTTCTGCTGTTCTGTTTAGGGAAGGGTAAACTCCAAAATGATTAAAACAGTACAGGatctaattttgttttaaagggaaaaagaacgCTTTAATATTGGATTCCTGGACACAGCGTATCTTTTTGTAGTCCCAGCAACACACGTGGACTGCATTTAGTCCTCTG
The Numenius arquata chromosome 16, bNumArq3.hap1.1, whole genome shotgun sequence DNA segment above includes these coding regions:
- the PISD gene encoding phosphatidylserine decarboxylase proenzyme, mitochondrial isoform X1; the encoded protein is MVRCYKALSNPPPSCYNLHKVKIHVRRLRSGNGGSSSCAGDQHPQLESPGPAGSAGGTPNRRTRFRLQFPQLALRRRLGQLSCMSRPALKLRSWPLTILYYLLPFGALKPLTRVGWRPMSRVALYKSVPTRLLSRAWGRLNQVELPTWLRKPVYSLYIWTFGVNMKEAAVEDLHHYRNLSEFFRRKLKPQARPVCCLHSVISPSDGKILNFGQVKNCEVEQVKGVTYSLESFLGPRICTEELHFSQAPPGNSFQQQLVTKEGNELYHCVIYLAPGDYHCFHSPTDWRVSHRRHFPGSLMSVNPGVARWIKELFCHNERVVLTGDWKHGFFSLTAVGATNVGSIRIYFDQDLHTNSPRYSKGSYNDFSFISNNNKEGIPMRKGEHLGEFNLGSTIVLIFEAPKDFKFHLKAGQKIRFGEALGSL